In the genome of bacterium, the window CATCTCGGCGCATCTCGAGGCGCTCTTCCCGGGCATGGAGGTCTTGGAGCACGCCTGCTTCCGGGTGACGCGCAACGCCGACCTGTCCGTCGACGATCAGGAGGCCGAGGACCTGCTGACGGCGGTGGAGGCCGAGCTGCAGAGGCGCCGGTTCCGCGCCGTGGTCCGTCTGGAGATGTCGGCGTCGGCCTCGGTGGCGATGCGCAACCTGCTGATGGACGAGTTGGACGTTCTGCCCGACGACGTCTACTCCACGGATCTCCTGCTGGACGTCGAGGGTCTGGCCCAGTTCTGCCGCCTCAAGCGTCCCGACCTGCTGTGGCCGCAGCGCCACCAGTTCGTGCCAGCCCCGCTGCGGCCCACCGGCGAGGGCACGCCGGACTTCTTCGCCGCCATCCGCAACGCCGACGTGCTGGCACACCACCCCTACGACTCGTTCGGCGCCTCGGTGCAGGAGTTCATCCACCAGGCGGCGGAGGATCCCGACGTGCTGGCCATCAAGATGACCCTCTACCGCACCGACGGCGACGGCGACATCGTGGAGGCGCTCATCTCGGCCGCCGAGAGGGGCAAGCAGGTGGCGGTGGTCGTGGAGCTGAAGGCCCGCTTCGACGAGCAGGCCAACATCGGCTGGGCGCGGCAGCTGGAGAACGCCGGGGTGCATGTGGCCTACGGGCTGGTGGGGCTGAAGGTGCACGCCAAGATCTGCCTGGTGGTGCGCGCCGAGCCCGACGGGATCCGGCGCTACTGCCACGTCGGCACCGGCAACTACAACGCCCTCACGGCCCGGACTTACGAGGACCTGGGGCTGCTGACCGCGGACGAGGACATCGGCGCCGACCTCTCGCACCTGTTCAACCGGCTCACCGGTTACGGCCACGGGTTCACCTACAGCGAGCTCGTGGTGGCCCCCGAAGCGGTCCGGCCGCACATGGCCGAACTCATCGCCGCCGAGGCCGCGCACGGGGACCGGGGCCGCATCGTGCTCAAGATGAACAGCCTCGTGGACGCCGAGATGATCGACGCCCTGTACGCCGCCTCGTCAGCCGGGGTCCGCATCGACCTGCTGGTGCGAGGGATCTGCTGCCTGCGCCCGGGTGTGCCGGGCCTGTCGGAGACCGTCAGCGTGCGGTCGGTGGTCGGCCGCTACCTGGAGCACTCGCGCATCTACTGCTTCGGCAACGCCAACGGCGTGGGACGGCCGGTGTACCTCATCGGCTCGGCCGATCTGATGCCCCGCAACCTGAACAGCCGCGTCGAGGCCCTCGTGCCCGTGCACGACCCGCGGCTGCAGGCCCGGCTGCAGCAGATCCTGGATACGAGCCTCGCAGCGCGGGCACGGGCCTGGACCCTGCGCTCCGACGGCGCCTGGGCCCCGCCGCGCCCGGGCACCGTCTCGCCTCACGACACCCTGCACGACATCCCCGGCGTTCCCGCAGCCTGAGTCCCGGCGCAGCCCGCGCCGCGCTGTCATTCCGAGTTCACCTTCTGTTCAGCTTCACAACGGTCAGCCGTTCCCTCGCCTCGCTACGTTGCGCAGGTCTCTCGGCGGCCCAAGGAGCAGGACGTGGCAACGACAGGCAAGCGTGGGATGTGCCTCGCTGCGATCCTCTGCGTCCTGACCGTGCTCGCAGCCGCGTGTGGCGGCGGTTCTGGGGCAGGGAGCGCATTCGGTCTGGCCGAGCGGCCGGACTCCTCGCCGGACTCCCCGGATCCCGGCGAGTCCACCGATCCCGGCGAATCCACCGATACCGGTGCACCCTCTGCCGGCGAGGGCGGTGCGCAGGTCCTGACCGACGTCTCCGGCCGGGTGACTGTCTCGGGGTCGTCGACGGTCGAGCCGATCTCGGTGCGTGTTGCCGAGCTGTTCCGGGACGTGGCACCGAATGTGAGCGTGACGGTCGACGGTCCGGGCACCGGTGATGGGTTCAAGTTGTTCTGTGCCGGCGAGACCGACATCTCCGATGCCTCTCGCCGGATCAAGGACGCCGAGGCGGAGGCGTGCGCCGGGGCGGGCA includes:
- the ppk1 gene encoding polyphosphate kinase 1; the encoded protein is MLIGAPIEISSPATSVTTGEDSDAAGRYLNRELSWLDFDARVLHLARDESIPLLERLRFCVIAAGNLDEFFQVRVASLKARMAEGRLERSVDGFTPQAQLAGIHARVEKLLAGLESVLRHQILPTLATEGIQVVDWSDLDLDDRKFLEGEFADRIYPILTPLAVDPGHPFPYLSNLSTSLGVRLVDPGSGRHCFARIKVPFTYGRLLSLPDGERFIPIEQVISAHLEALFPGMEVLEHACFRVTRNADLSVDDQEAEDLLTAVEAELQRRRFRAVVRLEMSASASVAMRNLLMDELDVLPDDVYSTDLLLDVEGLAQFCRLKRPDLLWPQRHQFVPAPLRPTGEGTPDFFAAIRNADVLAHHPYDSFGASVQEFIHQAAEDPDVLAIKMTLYRTDGDGDIVEALISAAERGKQVAVVVELKARFDEQANIGWARQLENAGVHVAYGLVGLKVHAKICLVVRAEPDGIRRYCHVGTGNYNALTARTYEDLGLLTADEDIGADLSHLFNRLTGYGHGFTYSELVVAPEAVRPHMAELIAAEAAHGDRGRIVLKMNSLVDAEMIDALYAASSAGVRIDLLVRGICCLRPGVPGLSETVSVRSVVGRYLEHSRIYCFGNANGVGRPVYLIGSADLMPRNLNSRVEALVPVHDPRLQARLQQILDTSLAARARAWTLRSDGAWAPPRPGTVSPHDTLHDIPGVPAA